A window of Lepidochelys kempii isolate rLepKem1 chromosome 1, rLepKem1.hap2, whole genome shotgun sequence contains these coding sequences:
- the NUP37 gene encoding nucleoporin Nup37 isoform X4 — protein MKQDSSRNATYTVDCEDYVHVVEFNPFDSGDVGSLIAYGGNNYVVIGTCRFQEEDTEVEGIQYETLRTFHHGIRVDAIAWSPETRLDALPPQIRVWDLEGNQKAYFVLRSPGMSVCWHPEEAFKLMVAEKNGTVRFYDLITQQAILSLQCEQMPLMSAHWCLRNTLKIGAVAGNDWLIWDITRSSYPQDKRPVHVDRARLFRWSRVNENLFATTGYPGKMTCQLLVHHLGHPQPILIGSAAVGSGLTWHRTLPLCAVGGDHKLFFWVTEM, from the exons ATGAAGCAAGACTCTTCTCGAAACGCTACCTACACTGTGGATTGTGAGGATTATGTGCATGTGGTGGAATTCAATCCATTTGATAGTGGAGATGTAGGTTCCCTAATTGCATATGGTGGCAATAATTATGTAGTTATTGGGACTTGCAGATTTCAG gAGGAGGATACAGAAGTGGAAGGAATACAGTATGAGACACTAAGAACGTTTCATCATGGGATCAGAGTCGATGCCATAGCATGGAGTCCAGAAACCAGACTGGATGCTTTACCTCCCCAGAtaag gGTTTGGGACTTGGAAGGAAATCAAAAGGCATATTTTGTTCTACGTTCCCCTGGAATGAGTGTGTGCTGGCATCCTGAGGAGGCTTTTAAG TTGATGGTAGCAGAGAAGAATGGAACAGTACGATTCTACGATCTCATTACCCAGCAGGCCATTCTGTCTCTCCAGTGTGAACAAATGCCATTGATGTCTGCACATTGGTGTTTAAGAAACACCCTTAAAATTGGAGCAGTTGCTGGAAACGATTGGTTAATCTGGGATATTACTCGCTCCAG TTATCCACAAGATAAGAGACCTGTCCATGTGGATCGAGCCAGATTATTCAG GTGGTCCAGAGTGAATGAAAACTTGTTTGCAACCACTGGCTATCCAGGAAAGATGACTTGCCAGcttctagttcatcatttaggACACCCTCAG ccCATTCTTATTGGCTCTGCAGCTGTGGGATCCGGTTTGACCTGGCATAGGACTCTTCCGTTATGTGCAGTTGGTGGAGATCATAAACTTTTCTTTTGGGTGacagaaatgtaa
- the NUP37 gene encoding nucleoporin Nup37 isoform X1 produces the protein MKQDSSRNATYTVDCEDYVHVVEFNPFDSGDVGSLIAYGGNNYVVIGTCRFQEEDTEVEGIQYETLRTFHHGIRVDAIAWSPETRLDALPPQIRFCTAAADRKLRLFTSDLQDKNEYKIFDGHSDYINDLVFAPKEGQDIASVSDDHTCRVWDLEGNQKAYFVLRSPGMSVCWHPEEAFKLMVAEKNGTVRFYDLITQQAILSLQCEQMPLMSAHWCLRNTLKIGAVAGNDWLIWDITRSSYPQDKRPVHVDRARLFRWSRVNENLFATTGYPGKMTCQLLVHHLGHPQPILIGSAAVGSGLTWHRTLPLCAVGGDHKLFFWVTEM, from the exons ATGAAGCAAGACTCTTCTCGAAACGCTACCTACACTGTGGATTGTGAGGATTATGTGCATGTGGTGGAATTCAATCCATTTGATAGTGGAGATGTAGGTTCCCTAATTGCATATGGTGGCAATAATTATGTAGTTATTGGGACTTGCAGATTTCAG gAGGAGGATACAGAAGTGGAAGGAATACAGTATGAGACACTAAGAACGTTTCATCATGGGATCAGAGTCGATGCCATAGCATGGAGTCCAGAAACCAGACTGGATGCTTTACCTCCCCAGAtaag ATTTTGTACTGCAGCTGCTGATAGGAAGTTAAGGCTATTCACTTCAGATCTCCAGGATAAGAATGAATATAAG ATCTTTGATGGCCACTCAGATTACATTAATGATCTGGTATTTGCCCCTAAAGAAGGTCAGGATATTGCAAGTGTGAGTGATGATCACACGTGCAG gGTTTGGGACTTGGAAGGAAATCAAAAGGCATATTTTGTTCTACGTTCCCCTGGAATGAGTGTGTGCTGGCATCCTGAGGAGGCTTTTAAG TTGATGGTAGCAGAGAAGAATGGAACAGTACGATTCTACGATCTCATTACCCAGCAGGCCATTCTGTCTCTCCAGTGTGAACAAATGCCATTGATGTCTGCACATTGGTGTTTAAGAAACACCCTTAAAATTGGAGCAGTTGCTGGAAACGATTGGTTAATCTGGGATATTACTCGCTCCAG TTATCCACAAGATAAGAGACCTGTCCATGTGGATCGAGCCAGATTATTCAG GTGGTCCAGAGTGAATGAAAACTTGTTTGCAACCACTGGCTATCCAGGAAAGATGACTTGCCAGcttctagttcatcatttaggACACCCTCAG ccCATTCTTATTGGCTCTGCAGCTGTGGGATCCGGTTTGACCTGGCATAGGACTCTTCCGTTATGTGCAGTTGGTGGAGATCATAAACTTTTCTTTTGGGTGacagaaatgtaa
- the NUP37 gene encoding nucleoporin Nup37 isoform X3 — MESRNQTGCFTSPDKSAGMEPEVLRNMLMSLASTSRLAVKLLLKVQIDSEESDDDVNSCNAYDARLLMAFTDMLTMERRFWAQETSIEWWVHIVMQVWDDEQWLQNFWMRKATFMGLCAELAPILRRKDSRLRAALPVEKQMAIAIWKLATPDSYQSVANQFGVGKSTIGTVLMQVCRAINCILLRRTVTLSNVHDIVAGFAQMGFPNSGGAIGGTHSPILAPAHLTSKYINRKGYFSVVLQALVNHRGHFMDINAGWPRKVHDARIFRNTGCKLGFSSQTRRSP, encoded by the exons ATGGAGTCCAGAAACCAGACTGGATGCTTTACCTCCCCAGAtaag tctgcgggaatggagcctgaagtgctgaggaatatgctgatgagtctcgccagcacgtcacgtttggcagtcaagTTACTCCTTAAGGTACAAAttgacagtgaggagtccgacGATGATGTTAACTCGTGTAACGCATATGACGCAAGATTGCTTATGGcgttcacggacatgctcaccatggaacgccgcttttgggctcaggaaacaagcattgagtggtgggttcacatcgtcatgcaagtctgggatgacgagcagtggctgcagaacttctggatgagaaaagccactttcatgggactgtgtgctgagcttgccccCATCCTAAGGCGTAAGGActcaagattgagagctgccctgccggtggagaagcagatggctattgcaatctggaagctggctactccagacagctaccaatcggtcgctaaccagtttggagtgggaaagtcgaccattggaactgtgttgatgcaagtttgcagggccattaattgcatcctgctcagaagaactgtgactctgagtaatgtgcatgacattgtggctggctttgcacaaatgggcttccctaacagCGGAGGGGCGATAGGTGGGACGCATagtccaattctggcaccagcccacctaacctccaagtacattaatcggaaggggtatttctctgtggttctccaggcgcttgtgaatcaccgtgggcatttcatggacattaatgcaggctggcccagaaaggtgcatgacgcacgcatctttcggaacacaggCTGTAAGCTGGGattttcttcccagaccagaagatcaccgtag
- the NUP37 gene encoding nucleoporin Nup37 isoform X2, giving the protein MPYSTIIKSALGPDEILFLSAGMEPEVLRNMLMSLASTSRLAVKLLLKVQIDSEESDDDVNSCNAYDARLLMAFTDMLTMERRFWAQETSIEWWVHIVMQVWDDEQWLQNFWMRKATFMGLCAELAPILRRKDSRLRAALPVEKQMAIAIWKLATPDSYQSVANQFGVGKSTIGTVLMQVCRAINCILLRRTVTLSNVHDIVAGFAQMGFPNSGGAIGGTHSPILAPAHLTSKYINRKGYFSVVLQALVNHRGHFMDINAGWPRKVHDARIFRNTGCKLGFSSQTRRSP; this is encoded by the exons ATGCCCTATTCTACAATAATCAAGTCTGCATTAGGACCGGATGAAATTCTCTTTCTG tctgcgggaatggagcctgaagtgctgaggaatatgctgatgagtctcgccagcacgtcacgtttggcagtcaagTTACTCCTTAAGGTACAAAttgacagtgaggagtccgacGATGATGTTAACTCGTGTAACGCATATGACGCAAGATTGCTTATGGcgttcacggacatgctcaccatggaacgccgcttttgggctcaggaaacaagcattgagtggtgggttcacatcgtcatgcaagtctgggatgacgagcagtggctgcagaacttctggatgagaaaagccactttcatgggactgtgtgctgagcttgccccCATCCTAAGGCGTAAGGActcaagattgagagctgccctgccggtggagaagcagatggctattgcaatctggaagctggctactccagacagctaccaatcggtcgctaaccagtttggagtgggaaagtcgaccattggaactgtgttgatgcaagtttgcagggccattaattgcatcctgctcagaagaactgtgactctgagtaatgtgcatgacattgtggctggctttgcacaaatgggcttccctaacagCGGAGGGGCGATAGGTGGGACGCATagtccaattctggcaccagcccacctaacctccaagtacattaatcggaaggggtatttctctgtggttctccaggcgcttgtgaatcaccgtgggcatttcatggacattaatgcaggctggcccagaaaggtgcatgacgcacgcatctttcggaacacaggCTGTAAGCTGGGattttcttcccagaccagaagatcaccgtag